CACCTAGCAATGACTACAAACACCGGAGCGAGTCGAAGGCGCGCTGTGGTTATCGCCCCTCGCTCACCGGAGCggggcaaaccttgttgtagtagacagtcgggaagtcgtcgtgctaaggtcCCAAAGGATCAACGCACCAGAGCAGCAACCATCGCTGATGAAGAGAGCTGTAGATCGGAAAGATTAAACCTGTAACCACACGAATGAAGACGAACAAAACTGAATCCAAATGCATCCACCGAAGACCAGCACCGACAAAATCCCGTGTGATCCGGCGGAGACACGTCTCCGCACATCCTTCGACGATGCTATTCGCACCATCAAGACGGAGATAGGACGTGGGAGACATTCTTCCTACCGAGGGACATCGTCAACGCCACACAGCCACAACCAAGACGTTGAACCTAACAAAAACAAGAAAGGGGTCCCTCCCGCCAGCGGGGGGCCGTGATCTTCCACACCTTCATGGACCAAAGGCCATCAGAGGTGGGGCAGATCGACGGCGACACTAGCGGGAGGAGGTAGCATACCTTTTAGACTCTAGTTTATTTTTGTGTGTGTAAAAGTGTTGGTTTTGTGTATGTAAAAGTTTAGTTGGATTTTCTGTTCCCGAGCTCAAATCACCGCATGAAGAGTAAAATCCAATAAAATAGTAAACCAAAATTATAAATGTCACTTTATTCGCTCGATTAACAACAATATATGTTCAAACACCATATAAAATTTCACCTAGAAAAGACATGCGTAAAAAAAGAATACCTTTGTAAACCGCACAACCTTTTTTCACATTTATGTCTTACTATTCGCGTCCCCACAAGACACATTTGTATGAACTCTTGCGGTTGTCGTGTCATTTCTTCGAAAATCACTAAAACAACGCCGGGTTCGCAAAACcgcaaaaaaggagaagaaaacCCCCCAGCAAAATCAGATATCATTATGCATTGGGAGGCGCACTTTGCATGCAAAACAGGCATTGCTAGACACAAGAAAATTAGCCGTAGTCTCTtgaaaatcatgattttttttccgCAAAAGAAATAGTATGATTTTTATAGTACAAGTTTGAAACGGATGGAGTAAAATAGGTGTATACCGGAGGGTAGCATGGCAAACGTGCGACCAACCACGCATCTCATCCGGAGGCGCGGTGAGACCGTCCGTCCCGTCCGGATCGGCTCCCCGGTCGCTTTTGGAGCCAGGCAAGGCAAGCCACGCCAAGCCAAGCCACGCCACCACGCACGGtaggagagagggagggagagcaACGTAAACGTACCAACCGTTGGGAGGGATCCAACGTGCTCAGCTCTCCTCATCTTATCCACCCTACATACTTCCTCCTGCCAAACACTAGCATAGGATCCTACTACAACTAAAGAGAAAAAAGAATCACATAGCATGGTAACCTATGGAAAAGGGCAgtcttgtgtgtgtgtgtgtgtgtgagatagCTCCAAACAAACAACTTGCTCCGAGCTGGATTTTCCACCTTGGATCCGTCAATTTGTTTCTTTTATCCCCTCATACAACTTTGACCGCTATTCTCTACCACATGAATATAACAGTGAAGATCGATTTAAATATAAAGTTACTATTAAATTACGTTTACAAGAATAGGATGACCGCGCAATTTTCATCCTCACTTTCGCAAATTAGGGCGGCGGGGGGAGATCTTCTCCCTCAGTCGAAGTTTCCAGggcgtgtgtgtgcgcgcgcgcgtgcgTGCACAGAAAATTTATAGTGTTACACGCGCCGGAGAACATATATATAACCGCAGAAGATCCATGGCTGTTCTCCTCCGGTGAAGTGGATCCCCGGCCTTCAAAGTCAGCACGAAAGTTACCCCTTGTCCCCCACTCTCACTGACAGCAAGATCACTAGACCAGGACAAGAAAAATATTTAAAACTAGTAGCAGCAGGGTGATAAACTCCACCGCAATAAAGGCATTTCACACCGTGATAAAAATACTCCCCGAAAAAGAGAAGCAAGTCAGCAGAGCCATCAAAGGGGGCCGGGGCGTGGGCGTGGCGACGACGGTGGAGGTGGTGGAGCACACTGGCAGCCAGCCAAGGATCAGAgaccctccctccctcctttcgaTCTCAACTTACACCCAACGCCAACCCCAAGGCAAGGGGCAGAACAGAGAAGGAGAAGAGAACCCTGCACCTTTCCACCTTCCCTCTCCCACGCGACCGCACGAGGTGCAGGACGGGATCCGTCCGTTGCTTCCGACGGCCGCCTCCGCTCCGTGGCCTCCACCGCGCCCGCCGTCCGTCCGTCCCTGAAAGCAACGCCTGATCGGATTCGGGGGTCGACTGCTGCCGCTGGTCCGCGACGGCCACCACCACCTGCCGCAGGTACCACTGCGACTACTTAGTTCCTGCTCCGCTCCCCGCTCCTCTGTTCTTTGCCCTGCCTCTCGGGCTGTTTGTTTGGTGGTCTCTGCCCCTGCGTGCGTGCGTGCGAATGGGGGAGCGGCGGGCTGGCGGAGCCATGCGTCCGATTTGATGTGATTTGGTTCTGGAGAGCTTGGTCAggtgagaggaagaagaaagccCCGATCTTTCCTGCACGGCCCGAGGGATTTCCGTGGGTGGGTGGGTTCTTCTCGGGTTCTGCACTTCTGCTCTGATTTGCTGCCCCTGTTAATTGTTTTATTCGACGAGTTGACCCGCCATCCTCGTTCGACTTTTGAGCACTACTACAGTTTTCTTGAGATTTTAGAGAATTAAAGGGTTCAACTTTCTCTGTTTCTCATGTTTCTGCTTCTAGTAATTCAGAAACCCTGCGATTTTTCCGGTCTACTCCTGAATTTATGCATGAGTCTCAGAGAGATTCAGAACAGGACACTGAACTTGTTCATCAGCTGTACTAGCAGTTTCCATCCAAGCCATGTTTGTCTTCCTACAATAGAATAAGTGAATACCTATTCAAGCCCATGTTGCACCATCTTGGAGACGCTGTGACTTTTTTGTCTCACCCCAAATAAATCCTGTATATATAATTTACTCTCCTTTCCCTTTCATGTGATCCAGGCAAGGGAATTTTCAAAGGAGGAATCTGAAGAACGCAAACTTCGTCTCCTGAGGTGAACTCCTGGTCGACGAAGAAGCAGCCATGGGGTCCGGGGACTGGTTCAAGACCATCATCAGCAAGAAGAAGTCGAAACGGGGCAAGTCAAAGCACGCAAAGGTACCCCCTCCATGCCTCCACCCACATCAACATGGATGgcccttttcttttctttaccATACCACTCTCGAGAACCCAAAGAGAAAAATATTACCACCATCGATCTTCAAACCTCCCTTTACCCCAAACTTCCAAGTCCTGCACACCACACCCTGACTCACCCCCTTGCATGCCTTCTAAGCAACCTGGGATGAAAGAAAAAGATGCCATCGGTTTCATTCCACATCATATTCCATCATTATTCAGTAGCGAGGGGCAGGACAGACAAACTACACCGCTTTGTGCTGCTGTAACTTGGTGACTTGTCGCTGTGGCCATCATAATGGAGGAAAGTAAGAAAGCTTTGGTTTGTTTGCCGATGGCAATAATGGGAAAGGTGTCATCGATGCTGACTCGTAGCACAGTTTGTCTGTCGAGGTGGGTGTTGGCTTGGATTCTGGGATGGGAACCCCCTGCTTGCTTGCCTGCGTGTCTTGTGGAGTTTTGGTCAGCTACTGATATCTGTATCTGACCTTACCCGCTGGCTTCAGGACGTCTGAAATCGTCAGCTTGGGTGTTGGATTCTGTGATAAACATCGAAGTATTTATTTCTCTTTGGTGGCCGAGTTATGTCATCTGTGTTTGATCTTTTGTGTGGCGTGGTTGGGGAAAACTGAAAACCATGACCATTCTTTGCTATGCAATCAACAACAGTTTGGGTCAGAATAAGTTACTGAATTCAAACACTTATGTTCCTTCGGAAAAAAAGCCCCGTGAATTACGGTGTGTGTGTACAAATCTCATTTTTGGACATGGTCATTGGACTGGTCTGTGAAAGTAACCTGACTGCTGAAATGGGTCCAGGAAAAAAATACTTGACTGTTGAATTGGTCCTCTATAACTTCCTTTTTCTGCCGCGTCGATTCGATATGCCGACTGGCCTAACATCCCTTGACTCCTTCCTTGTGGAGTTGTGGTGCAAAATAGGTGGCCTAAATTAGAATCAACTCTGGCACAAACTTGCTGTTCTGGTAATCGCTACTGACTACATTCCATTGTGGTCAACATTGACAATGAAACTTTTGTTGCTGCTCTTCTTGTCATGCCAGCTACAGTCCTGTTATATGTTTTCACCTGGACATCTGAACATCCTTGGATGAATTAAGCCATCAAACACATTTACAAAAGATTAAATTGCATTCATCCTGACATGCTTCCTTTTACATAGAAGGTTGCTGCGCAACGCAACGGAGCCAACCTGCCGCAGCAAAAGCCTAGCAACGCTCCTTCTTCCAGCAGCGACCCTGAAGACAATGCAGCACTCGAAGATTGGGCAGCTACCCGGATCCAGAACGCGTTTCGGCGCCACAAGGTAACATCGACAATTTACCGCAACAACTTCATTTCTACTGTTTGATCGAGCGGTAGGTACATATTGCATTTTCCCTAAGTAATCATCACTTTAATGCAGGCAAGGAGGACTCTCCGTTGCCTGAGGGGAGTTAAAAGACTGCGCATTGTTGGGCAGAGCAATCCAGTTACCAAGCAGACTAGTGCCACATTGAGCTACATACAGTCTTGGAACAAGTTACAGGCTGAGCTAAGAAACCGGCGTGCTTTCATGGTCACAGAAGGGCGTAACAGGAAGAAGAAGCAAGAGAATCAGGTCAAACTTGACGCGAAACTCCAGAATCTGCAGGTAATTCTCTTCCTTGGGCTGACTCTGTTTTGTCATCAGAAAGTTACTCTCACTGCCTAACTTCACTAGAGACAAGAGTAAGAGTTCCTTGACATTTTATTTTGCTCGTCGGCATGTTTTTATCAGGTTGCATGGAATGGAGGCTCGAACACCATGGATGAAATAGTTGCCAGGATACATCTAAGGGAAGAAGCAGCAGTAAAGCGTGAGCGAGCCATGGCGTATGCGTTTAACCATCAGGTTCAGACTGGCTACTAATCTCACATCGCAGCTCATTATTTTGCAACAGTTCATGCCTAAAGGTTGTAGCAGCTTCTCTATCTGTATCTCATTGATTATAAACCATATGTCGCACTCTTAATTTTGCAGTGGAGGGCAAAGTCTGCCACAAGCCAAGGAAACTTCAACTATGGGGTCGGGAACGGTGGCTGGGGCTGGAGCTGGATGGACCGCTGGATCGCTGCACGGCCATGGGAGCCCCGATCCATGGTCACCCCTGAAAACCCGAAGAAGGGACAATCAAAGAAAGACAACACCAGCACAAACCAGTCAGCTCTGAAGCTGCAAGGTGCAATCAGTCTAAGCAACAACACCAGTGACCGGAAAGTTCCCAAGAAAAAGTCATCCCCATCTCCTGACAAGAAGAAACCGGCAGCGAAAACGGAGCAGAAACCAGTAGCGAAAACAGAGCAGAAACCAAAGGCGGCCGGCCCTCCcaaggcgaagccaaaggacATGAAGAGGAACCAGGAGAAGCAGCAACAACCCGCGGTTCCTGCCATCACTGCTTGAAACCCGCGGCGAAAAGGTTACCGGAGACGTTGTATGATACATCCTGTGAAGTTTCTCTTTCTTTTACACTCTTATGTGGTTTGTCTCTTACATTGCTGTTTTACTGGACCAAGAAGTGACCAATGTAGAATGTGTTTGGTTTGCGCGATTGCACACATACCTAATGAGAGTGGTTTTTGGTTAGGGCTAGGATCTCTACTGTGCGCATTGTGTGCGGGTGTGTAATATCTCTGTCTGCTGGGCTAAAATGGTTCTGTTGGAACAAAAATTCAAGTTCCATCTCTGTTCATGACAAAATTTTAACTGATATTGTTGTAGGTGACCATATATCAGACAAAGGACTGAAGGTGCCGGGGACATGATTTTGCTGATAAACCTTTGCTAAGCAACACAAGTCTTCAAATTCAAACTGCATCTACTTACATTCTCATATAATCTGATTAAACCAGCTTGTGTATACCTAGAGCATTTGGACAGTTTCTCTTCTTTCCACAGTTTGCACAGTTTCCAGAGCGCGCCGGTGACGCACCGACCCCAGGGAAGAACCACCGCGCAGCTTTGTACTTCCCCGGCGAACCACCGACGGGGCGTTGAAACAGCACCTTCTGCTCCTCCATGGAATACACGCCCCAAATGCTGTTGCTGTAGGAATGCTTGTCGAGCTCGGTCACAAAGTAGATGCAGTTGGCCCTGCACCCCGGTGTCTCTGATGCGCGCACCGTGAACGATGATTGCTCGCTCACGAACAGCGCCCGGTCATCGGCGAGCCTCTCCACTTTCACCCACCGTGTCACCTTGAGATCCAGCGTGTACACCTCGAAGCCACCGATGGATTTGGGGCGTCCGGGTTCTTGTGCTGCGAGCACCAGACCGACGAACATGACCTCCCCTTCTGACACGAGCAGGTGGGCGTAGGGGAGGCGGAGGCAGCTGTACCCAGGGATCGGGGAGTACTGCTCGAGAATGCTTGGCGCACGGAGCCTCTTCGGCCCCCATGGCAGCGGCCCACGCCGGTCGACAATGTAGGTGAAGCCGTTGTAATGCATGGCGTAGAAGATGCCGCCGGCGTAGGCCACAAAGCCGTCGCAAGCTCTGAACACTTCGGGCCGGAGGAGCTTCTCCTCGAACCACCGCTCCTCCTCGCACCACAGCAGAGAGACGCTCCCAAGACACTCGGTAACGAACAACGCGTTGGCATCTTCAAGCAATTGTTTCGTGCCATTAAGAAATGTACGCAGCATTTTAGAGCAAAAATTCAAGCAATTCAAAAAAACACGCGtcacatttaaaaaaatgtataTACAATGTATATGGATGTTCCTGTAGGTTAAAAAAATGCTTATTTTCAGTAAAAAATGTTTGTgtagtttaaaaaaaattcttaTTGACACTAAAACACTATACagcatgtatttgaaaaatattaccGTCTATCCAAAAAGGTGTTCGAaacatgtatttaaaaatgtACATCATGTACTTGAAAATGTTCAAAGTGTAGAAAAACAAAATGTTTCGCGTGTACGTTAAGAATGCACATTGTGTACTCACAAAAGGTAGACATGTGAAAAAAAGGAACCGGTTAATACCAACAAAGAAACAAAAATGAAAAGCAAAGAAAACGAGGAATACGaagaaaataaacaaaaagaACCAAAGTATAACGAACCAACCAACCAAGTATAGATGAGAGAGGGTCATACTTGGTCAAGGTAGATGGACAGGATCGCTAGGAAGTCGTTTCGGCCCCAATCATAGTGCCAGAAATCAACAACATATGCAAGGGTTAAAATGTCACCTTTTCTGTCAAAAACCACCAAAATCAACGGAAATCGGGTTGAAATTCAATGATAACCCCATGTGCCACGCATTTGTACAAGAACCACCCTTCTTGATTCTCCATCGCTGACACGCTACATCTTTAACTTCTTCCGGTAGTCGACGTAGCAGATCAAGGGCACCGGGAATGCCGTACGTCAGAAAGCAGAGAGAGGGGAGCTAGCGGGGCGCAGCAGAGGCCTTTTTTCGGCGAGAATGAGGGAGGCGAGTATGAGGACGGTGGATGGTTGCGTCGCATGCAAGGGATTTTGAGGTGGGATAAGAAATTTGGGGTGGGGAGGGGTTTTGGCAATTTTCACACTAATCACCCCTTGCAAGTCTCACTGAATCACAACTattccctccgtttctaaatatttgtctttttagagatatcaaatggactaccacatacggatgtatatagacatattttagagtgtagattcactcacttTACTCCGTATGttgtcatttgttgaaatctctagaaagacaaatatttaggaacggagggagtacctagCTACGTGGAATGGTCAAACGTGGCTCATACGAGTGCTATATGTGCAATAGTGATCGTACAATCACGTCACGTCGTCTTATGTTATTTTGAGCGTTTGTTTTAGTACAAGGACTGTTTTGTGCTTCAGACCCAACTTGTCGGTGTATTTATTTTTGattattatttgagtctttttttTTTTAGATGAATTATTTTTGAGTCAACTTGGTGGGGATGCCGTGATGGCCCGCCAGTCGGCGGCAGCCCACAAGGTGAGACCGGCCTGGCCCGTAAAGCAACACGGCAACCCACCACCTACGTCGTCGTCTCCGCCGCCTTGCTCTATCCATCCGTCGGCGATGCAGGCCGCCGTCGCCTTGAGCCAGAGCCAGGCGTCCCTTCTCGTCCGGCGGCTCCCAAGGCCTTACTACTACGCGTACGTATCTTCCACTCGATTCCTCTCGCCTCAATTCCATGGCTCCATCTTTGCCTTCTTGACCCCTGCATCTGCATGTGGTCGGTGGAGGAATTCCGCAGCGGCGGGCCGGAGCCGGATGATGGTGTGCTGCTGCTAGGACGACGAGGCGTGTCGCTCCCGCTCCCGCTCccgcggctgcggctgcggcgcGCCTGTTGCTCCTCGAGCCTACCCGTCGgtaccggcgccggcgccggcagTGGTAACAACCCCCACCTCATGTTGGTTTACCATGTTTGTGTTACTTTACCCGTGGTAAGGTAACAAGACCCCCCTGGCCGATTGCTTTGGAAGCTAGGCTGGAGAGGGTACCTTTGCAGATTTACCCCCTTCAGGCAAGGGCAAACTTTTCAGATCAGATTATAAAAGTTTTGACAGTGCCAAGATAAGTGGAATCAGTTACTAGGCCAAGGCTAAAATTTGAGATAATACTATTAAGGAGCACCTGTATATGCGTCAGTTACTAACTGAAAACAAATTCTGTTTTACtggaatccccccccccccccccccccccccccccccccccgtagcCTTCTTCTTTCTCCCACCCGCCCTGCCTAACTGCCTTCTGCCCTCCGACACCTGCCTAACCGCCTAGCGCCGCCGCCACCCCCCCCGGCCATCGCTGTTAAATAGCAAATGCGATAATAATATGGTCTGGCGGTACGATATTGTGATGTGTCAGAGGAATCACTTCTTATCACTGTTTCAGTTCATTCGCTAATGCCAGTTATCGGCTTACCGTGGTTAAAAAGAACAATTCCGTGTGTTCATACTTCATAGTTCACGCGCGAAAGAAATTTGCATGTTTGTGAATGATGTGGAAATCAAAATCCTGGCCTTCAGGAAAGACGGTATATGGGAATACAGGACTGCGTGCAAGTTTGAATAATGGGACCTAGTGGGCAGTCCTTCCCTTACAAATGGTGAATGGCTCCCAAATACGGAGATTTCAGTACTAAAACAAGTAGCAGAAGCAATTCGTGCAAGCGGCAGTACCAAGGGTGATATTGATGCAATAGGAAGTCACTTCCATGTTTGCTGTATTAATTTACAGTACTGGTGAGTCTCGGCTTGGAAGTTGCCATGCTGCTCTTAATTGTTTGCGGTATCTGTTCTTGACCTGCATATCTGGAATCAAATGTCATTAACCAGACGAGTTTTCTTATTTGTAAGCAAGGTTTGGGAGAATCAAATAGTACCTTTTTGCCATTTTGTTTGTGAGATAAATAAAAGTGTCATAGAAACAAGCAGTCCTGTCCGGTGAAATTAATCAACACATATTCCCTGTCTGTATTGGGCATAAACCAGCCATATCTGCTTAATTCAGTCCTTGCTATGTATCCAGAAACTGGTTGCGCAAAGCTATTGCCTAGCTTCGTTGACCTACCGAGATAAACATAGGTCGATTCTAGGTACGAAATCCACTTTTCATATTGTGAGACTTTGAGATCAGAGCCGTCGCTCTGTTGATAAGCTGTCCAGGTGCATGGTCGAGTTATCGAGTATCGGACTCCACAAGGCGCCCAGGTTGTTTCTTCTATCAAAAAAAGATGCCGCCAATGCCAAGGTCTCCTGGCTGGTCttgtttttttaaaaaaaaaatattGTGACTTTGAATGTAATTTCCTTTAATTTTTAATCATTCTGCGTTTCAAGAACCACAGATAGTAAACTGGATTTGTAAATTATTTTTgtcttctactccctccgtcccataatataagagcgtttttgacactatatactagtgtcaaaaacgctcttatattatgggacggagggagtagatttgTTTATCATTAAAAGGCTGCGTACTAtagacccaaagtggtcggacccttccccGGACCCTGCTCAAGCGGGAGCTACGTGCACCGGGCTGCCCTAGATTTGTTTATCATTATGTGTTATGTATTGCTGAACCAGTGGTTGAAACAAGAAATTAAATGGTCATTTCATTTATTTAGCTGCAACAGACTCTTGTTGAGTTATTATTTGCAAATTTTGCAATTGAAGCCTGCCTTTTGCCCAATTGCTAGTGGTAGAGATTGAATTCTCAAAGTATAGCGTAACTTGTCGTGAATGAACCTGGAACTCGTGCCTTTTATCATTTCCTTGGGTGCCGAATACTTTTCTTGCTCACTGCTCTTATGTCACTTCATGATTTTTTCTTTGTAGAGCATGTCCTTGTATTCCCAAGACAAAAAACATGGGATCCTTACAAGCTTCTTGGTGTTGACCATGATGCATCTGAAGAAGAGATCAATAGTGCAAGAAACTTCCTCCTTCAACAATACGCTGGGTATGAAGAAAACGAAGAGGCAATTGAAGGTGCCTATGATAAGATAATGATGAAGAGCTACTCACACCGTAAGAAGTCCAAAATCAACCTGAAAAGGAAATTAATTAAGCAAGTGGAAGAATCCCCATCATGGGTTAAGTCACTGCTTGGACACTTTGAGGTGCCATCGATGGATGTTGTGTCAAAAAGATTTGCTCTTTTCGGATTTATTGCTGGGTGGAGCATCGCAACTTCTGCTGAGACTGGACCTACCTTCCAGGTATATATATGCTTTTAATGATTCTCACAACTGATTCAATAATCCTTTTTTCCTAAGCATTGAACCTGTTAGAGATTACTTACAGCCTAAGACTGTTGTTTATTTCTCTTGCGGTTGGGGATTGGAACCATTAGGCAGAAAATATCCTCGGTTTGCTGCGTGGACTGTCTATGCATTTCCTACAGAGTGTAATGGAACCCAGCTCAGCTCCGCCGAGCGAAAAGAAAAGCACAGAACAGCCGGAGGCGGAGAGTAGAGTATAGCCAAGGGGCTTTCGTCGTCCGTAAAGGACCTAACGGAAGACCGTGCTCCGAAGTGTGCACTTCGAGTTTTGTTTTAAGAACACTTGGCCTACCTATAAGATAGATTAAGCCTCCTATTATACCAATTATAGGTCTTGCTGGTTCTAACAATCTTTTTAACATTGATGGTTTTCTCTTGCAGCTTGCACTGGCACTCGTGTCATGCATATACTTTCTCAACGACAAGATGAAAAACCTTGCCAGGGCGTCTGCTACAGGGTTAGTTAGCACCTGCATAATACGAGTACTCCCTTGGCCGTTATCAGTCGCACACATATAGGGCTTTTAATCCTCCTCCGTACTTGCAGGCTTGGACTCTTTGCGGGTGGCTGGATAGTAGGTTCGCTGGTAGTCCCAGTGATCCCGGCATTTGTTTTCCCGCGTACTTGGTGTCTGGAGCTCCTTACTTCGCTGGTCGCTTATGTATTTCTATTCTTGGGTTGCACTCTCGTCAAGTGAAATCTGTGACACTTGAAACCGTTGTTGTTTCTGCGAGATTTTCTGTTGCTGACGTCGCAACTCCCTCAGTTCACCCTTTTGACAAACCGAAACTTGGCGAGTGAGGACGTCCTGCACGCAGCGGCAGGCAGCTGCACGCAGTTATCCAGCCGTATGCCACTGCGAGGTGATCCGTGCAGTAAACATCTGTGGAAATGGGAAAATGCATCA
This sequence is a window from Aegilops tauschii subsp. strangulata cultivar AL8/78 chromosome 7, Aet v6.0, whole genome shotgun sequence. Protein-coding genes within it:
- the LOC109775797 gene encoding protein IQ-DOMAIN 9 isoform X1; translation: MGSGDWFKTIISKKKSKRGKSKHAKKVAAQRNGANLPQQKPSNAPSSSSDPEDNAALEDWAATRIQNAFRRHKARRTLRCLRGVKRLRIVGQSNPVTKQTSATLSYIQSWNKLQAELRNRRAFMVTEGRNRKKKQENQVKLDAKLQNLQVAWNGGSNTMDEIVARIHLREEAAVKRERAMAYAFNHQWRAKSATSQGNFNYGVGNGGWGWSWMDRWIAARPWEPRSMVTPENPKKGQSKKDNTSTNQSALKLQGAISLSNNTSDRKVPKKKSSPSPDKKKPAAKTEQKPVAKTEQKPKAAGPPKAKPKDMKRNQEKQQQPAVPAITA
- the LOC109775797 gene encoding protein IQ-DOMAIN 9 isoform X2, which translates into the protein MGSGDWFKTIISKKKSKRGKSKHAKVAAQRNGANLPQQKPSNAPSSSSDPEDNAALEDWAATRIQNAFRRHKARRTLRCLRGVKRLRIVGQSNPVTKQTSATLSYIQSWNKLQAELRNRRAFMVTEGRNRKKKQENQVKLDAKLQNLQVAWNGGSNTMDEIVARIHLREEAAVKRERAMAYAFNHQWRAKSATSQGNFNYGVGNGGWGWSWMDRWIAARPWEPRSMVTPENPKKGQSKKDNTSTNQSALKLQGAISLSNNTSDRKVPKKKSSPSPDKKKPAAKTEQKPVAKTEQKPKAAGPPKAKPKDMKRNQEKQQQPAVPAITA
- the LOC109775799 gene encoding protein CHAPERONE-LIKE PROTEIN OF POR1, chloroplastic is translated as MARQSAAAHKVRPAWPVKQHGNPPPTSSSPPPCSIHPSAMQAAVALSQSQASLLVRRLPRPYYYAGGPEPDDGVLLLGRRGVSLPLPLPRLRLRRACCSSSLPVGTGAGAGSEHVLVFPRQKTWDPYKLLGVDHDASEEEINSARNFLLQQYAGYEENEEAIEGAYDKIMMKSYSHRKKSKINLKRKLIKQVEESPSWVKSLLGHFEVPSMDVVSKRFALFGFIAGWSIATSAETGPTFQLALALVSCIYFLNDKMKNLARASATGLGLFAGGWIVGSLVVPVIPAFVFPRTWCLELLTSLVAYVFLFLGCTLVK